A single genomic interval of Aedes aegypti strain LVP_AGWG chromosome 1, AaegL5.0 Primary Assembly, whole genome shotgun sequence harbors:
- the LOC5565330 gene encoding flavin reductase (NADPH) has product MQKIVVFGGTGMTGQCAVQYALDKGLKVRLMVRNEATVPESFKNQVELVKGDVVNAEDVVKAISDQELVCVVLGTRNDLKPTTMMSTGIQNIVDAMKAAHLKKVSVCLSSFLFFDADKVPKMFTELNADHKRMLDVLKASDLEYRAILPPHIADEPSTEYVIAYDKSPGLTRSISKLDLGKFLIEALFEDQHAGKVIGMCTKPAC; this is encoded by the exons ATGCAAAAAATTGTTGTATTTGGAGGCACCGGTATGACCGGTCAATGTGCTGTGCAATATGCGCTTGATAAGG GCCTCAAGGTTCGCCTTATGGTGCGAAATGAAGCAACAGTTCCAGAATCTTTTAAGAATCAAGTGGAACTAGTGAAGGGTGATGTAGTCAATGCAGAGGATGTAGTCAAAGCGATTAGCGACCAGGAACTCGTATGCGTTGTATTGGGGACAAGAAATGACCTGAAACCGACCACAATGATGTCGACTGGGATCCAGAATATTGTAGATGCTATGAAGGCTGCACATCTCAAAAAAGTATCTGTATGTTTGTCATCCTTCCTGTTTTTCGATGCGGACAAGGTGCCAAAGATGTTCACTGAGTTGAATGCTGACCATAAACGGATGCTGGATGTACTGAAGGCTTCCGATTTGGAGTATCGTGCAATTCTTCCTCCACATATCGCTG ATGAACCTTCAACCGAGTACGTTATCGCATATGACAAATCGCCTGGATTGACGCGTTCGATTTCCAAATTAGATTTAGGCAAGTTTTTGATCGAAGCGCTATTCGAAGATCAACATGCTGGCAAAGTTATTGGAATGTGCACGAAACCTGCTTGTTAA